In Melanotaenia boesemani isolate fMelBoe1 chromosome 16, fMelBoe1.pri, whole genome shotgun sequence, the following proteins share a genomic window:
- the inpp5f gene encoding phosphatidylinositide phosphatase SAC2 isoform X4 produces MELFQAKDEYILQSGDHALWCSRKDGTMTVRPATDLLLAWNPVCLGLVEGVIGKIQLHTDLPLGLVLIRQKALVGHLPGNHRVYKITKIAVIPLSDEEPQELDLELCKKHHFGIDKPEKLAQSPDESKLMKTLSQIKSNVAVPIKKKVKENKEKERLERRLLDELYKIFMDSDSFYYSMTYDLTNSVQRQGDSNKSNLPLWKQVDDRFFWNKHMIQDLINLQVPEVDFWVIPIIQGFVQVEELVVNYNETSDEERSSPETPPKEITCVDDIHPRFTVALISRRSRNRAGMRYKRRGVDTEGHVANYVETEQLIHVHSHTLSFVQTRGSVPVFWSQVGYRYNPRPRLEKGEKETMPYFAAHFEKQLELYKKQVIINLVDQAGREKLIGDAYLKQVLLYNNSNLTYVSFDFHEHCRGMKFENVQILTDAISDIITDMKWTWVDQAGVICQQEGIFRVNCMDCLDRTNVVQAAIARVVMEQQLKKLGVMPPEQPLPLKCYRIYQVMWANNGDTISRQYAGTAALKGDFTRTGERKLAGVMKDGVNSANRYYLNRFRDAYRQAVIDLMMGHPVTEDLYSIFSKEKEHEEKEKESQRGAQEQVSLLLQTYMQLLLPDDERFHGGWALINCDMSLIDATNKDVDVLLLLSDKAYYIAYYDEEADKVNQYQRLNLEGLEKIEIGPEPTLFGKPKFCCMRLHYRHEETSGYFHTLRAATRNPEDDGKDTLQCIAEMLRITKQATGLDLLVVEKKLERRQSKPHEDIKGIQNKPADQVQGSSGLAQGKSFLLNKFSSLNQKVKQTKTNVNIGPFKPLGKLGNFSKPDVTVSFLKPTMHVNLWKSDSSLETLENNPGTGALKDIVGGHYDHSSDSDSYNSDPEHPGSGSLEKVDYVLPSCGIVASNSRLGSRSQSIGSVELNIPTVVRVTGCDGNQESSSQISDDKSPGAASVAEEAILIDFGTPIDAYCHQFVQDAQTKPVEVFGERPPGAVPPFNPVVPVQNKNPADSDKQPCSELQNQLEEPQLPRPSQLDVQTATSASNLLSVQKPSSAVSGDSQRSLSSLMEGSLGPSPADSNGSRVVSPFAKIKSSMVQVASLTQAGLTQGINYAVAKVQKSPEPDAVNEAQENELKAMFTQCQTRIIQI; encoded by the exons CTTTGCAAGAAGCATCACTTTGGAATCGACAAACCAGAGAAACTGGCCCAGTCTCCAGATGAGTCAAAGTTAATGAAAACTTTGAGTCAGATCAAATCTAATGTGGCCGTGCCCATCAAGAAAAAG GTcaaggaaaacaaagagaagGAGCGTCTGGAGAGGCGGCTACTCGATGAGCTCTACAAGATATTCATGGACTCTGACTCCTTCTACTACAGCATGACCTACGACCTGACAAACAGTGTGCAGCGTCAGGGAGACTCGAATAAGTCTAACTTACCCCTATGGAAGCAG GTGGATGACCGTTTCTTCTGGAACAAACATATGATCCAAGATCTTATTAACCTTCAG GTCCCAGAGGTAGACTTCTGGGTGATACCAATCATTCAGGGTTTTGTACAAGTGGAAGAACTGGTGGTGAACTACAATGAGACATCTGATGAGGAGCGGAGCAGCCCTGAAACTCCACCAAAGGAGATCACCTGTGTTGATGACATCCATCCTCGCTTCACTGTGGCCCTGATCTCCAGACGCAGCCGCAACCGTGCTG GGATGCGGTACAAACGGAGAGGAGTGGACACGGAAGGTCACGTGGCTAACTATGTGGAGACAGAACAGCTGATCCACGTGCACAGCCACACTTTGTCTTTTGTGCAGACTCGAGGCTCTGTGCCTGTCTTCTGGAGCCAGGTGGGGTATCGTTACAACCCCCGTCCACGACTGGAGAAAG GAGAGAAAGAGACCATGCCTTACTTTGCAGCTCATTTTGAAAAACAGCTTGAACTTTACAAAAAACAG GTCATCATTAACTTAGTGGATCAAGCCGGACGGGAGAAGCTAATCGGTGATGCATATCTGAAGCAAGTCCTGCTTTATAACAACTCAAACCTGACATATGTTTCATTTGACTTCCACGAGCATTG CCGTGGTATGAAGTTTGAGAACGTGCAAATACTGACAGATGCAATTTCTGATATCATCACAGACATGAAGTGGACCTG GGTGGACCAAGCAGGAGTCATCTGCCAGCAGGAGGGAATCTTCAGAGTCAACTGTATGGACTGTCTGGACAGGACCAATGTGGTGCAAGCTGCTATTGCTCGGGTGGTAATGGAACAGCAG ctgaaGAAACTGGGTGTGATGCCTCCAGAGCAGCCTCTTCCTCTCAAGTGCTACAGGATTTATCAAGTCATGTGGGCCAACAATGGCGACACCATCAGCAGACAGTACGCCGGCACGGCAGCACTCAAG gGAGACTTCACCCGGACAGGCGAGAGAAAACTGGCTGGTGTGATGAAGGATGGAGTGAACTCTGCCAATCGCTATTACCTGAACCGTTTCAGAGATGCATACAGACAAGCAGTAATTG ATCTCATGATGGGGCATCCAGTGACGGAGGACCTCTACTCCATCTTCAGCAAAGAAAAGGAgcatgaagaaaaagagaaggagagCCAAAGAGGAGCCCAGGAGCAGGTCAGCCTCCTGTTACAGACCtacatgcagctgctgctgccagatGATGAGAGGTTTCACGGAGGTTGGGCCCTTATCAATTGTGACATGAG CCTCATTGATGCAACCAACAAAGatgtggatgtgctgctgctcctctctgACAAAGCCTACTACATTGCTTA ctatgatgaggaggcagataaAGTCAACCAATACCAACGTCTCAATTTAGAGGGTTTGGAAAAGATTGAAATTG GTCCAGAGCCTACCCTGTTTGGAAAGCCAAAGTTCTGCTGTATGCGTTTGCACTACAGGCATGAAGAAACAAGTGGATACTTCCACACGCTGAGAGCAGCAACACGAAATCCAGAGGATGATGGGAAAG ATACATTGCAATGCATAGCTGAGATGCTTCGCATAACTAAACAGGCCACAGGATTGGACCTACTTGTTGTTGAGAAGAAGCTGGAAAG GCGGCAAAGTAAACCCCATGAGGACATAAAGGGGATCCAAAACAAACCTGCTGACCAAGTTCAGGGCagctctggccttgcacagggCAAAAGTTTCCTCCTAAACAAATTCTCCTCTCTCAATCAGAAAGTGAAACAGACCAAGACAAACGTAAACATTGGCCCATTTAAGCCTCTCGGTAAGCTGGGAAACTTCTCCAAGCCTGATGTGACTGTAAGTTTCCTCAAACCAACTATGCATGTCAACTTGTGGAAGTCAGACAGCAGCCTGGAGACATTGGAGAACAATCCTGGCACAGGAGCCCTAAAGGACATCGTTGGTGGACATTATGATCACTCCTCGGACTCAGACTCCTACAACTCAGACCCTGAACATCCAGGCTCTGGTTCTCTAGAGAAAGTGGACTATGTGCTGCCTAGCTGTGGCATCGTAGCATCAAACTCGCGCCTTGGCAGTCGCTCTCAGTCCATCGGTAGTGTGGAGCTAAATATCCCCACTGTTGTTCGGGTCACTGGTTGTGATGGAAACCAAGAAAGTTCCTCTCAAATAAGTGATGATAAGTCACCAGGGGCTGCCTCAGTGGCTGAAGAAGCCATTCTTATAGATTTTGGTACTCCCATTGATGCCTACTGCCACCAGTTTGTCCAAGATGCACAGACCAAACCTGTTGAGGTGTTTGGCGAGCGGCCCCCAGGTGCTGTACCTCCATTTAACCCTGTAGTGCCTGTGCAGAATAAGAACCCAGCAGACTCAGACAAGCAGCCATGCTCAGAGCTGCAGAATCAGCTTGAGGAGCCCCAGCTCCCCAGGCCATCCCAGCTAGATGTCCAAACCGCTACCTCTGCTTCAAACCTCCTTTCTGTCCAGAAGCCCAGCTCTGCAGTATCAGGAGACTCTCAGAGGAGTCTGTCTTCACTGATGGAGGGCAGTCTCGGGCCTTCACCTGCTGACAGCAATGGCAGCCGAGTCGTGTCTCCTTTTGCCAAGATCAAGAGTTCAATGGTCCAGGTGGCCAGCCTCACCCAGGCTGGCCTGACCCAAGGCATCAACTACGCTGTTGCAAAGGTTCAGAAGAGCCCAGAACCAGATGCTGTCAACGAGGCCCAAGAGAACGAATTGAAGGCAATGTTTACACAGTGCCAGACCAGGATCATTCAGATCTAG